In Caretta caretta isolate rCarCar2 chromosome 20, rCarCar1.hap1, whole genome shotgun sequence, a single window of DNA contains:
- the LOC125629330 gene encoding keratin, type II cytoskeletal 73-like: MSWPAGRSESGGFGSTSLFDLGRSQRISYGGGYGLGHCGAYGGGGYGSSAGFGSHFGVGSGAGYGSYVGYGSGGYGSGVYSSGGYGSGGYSSGGYRGSSGFGGYSPYQFGSGIRYGVGHAGRSDSIHGVCIHPELLKPLSVGVDPEEHKIRAHEKEQIKCLNDQFACFIDKVRCLEQQNKVLATKWDLLQQHAVPARRDLAPIFENYICQLKKQLECLLHDRVRLEDEEKAAQDLVHEYKSKYEEEINKRTHAENEFVVLKKDVDSVFMTKEELESKLLQLRQHFEFLKCIFVEERAQLDGQLCDTAVVLEMDNSRDLDLSGIIQSVKCCYEEIAQKSKGEAETFYQTRLEELSTNRGRFCDDLKNIQGEIAELKRLVHTLQGETDKVKKEIACLQTAIADAEQRGDCALKDAREKHIDLQNALQQAKDKLACMLRDYHELLNVKLALDIEIATYRTLLEGEETR; this comes from the exons ATGTCCTGGCCTGCCGGAAGAAGTGAAAGCGGTGGCTTTGGCAGCACAAGTCTCTTTGATCTGGGTAGAAGTCAAAGAATTTCCTATGGTGGAGGCTATGGTCTTGGACACTGTGGTGCATATGGTGGTGGAGGGTATGGCAGCAGTGCGGGCTTTGGCAGCCATTTTGGTGTTGGCAGTGGTGCAGGTTATGGTAGCTATGTAGGCTATGGCAGTGGAGGCTACGGCAGTGGAGTCTACAGCAGCGGAGGCTATGGCAGCGGAGGCTACAGCAGCGGAGGCTACAGAGGTTCCTCTGGCTTTGGAGGTTACTCCCCCTACCAATTCGGGAGTGGTATACGTTATGGCGTCGGACATGCAGGTAGAAGTGACAGTATCCATGGGGTGTGCATCCATCCGGAACTGTTGAAGCCTCTCTCTGTAGGGGTTGACCCAGAAGAACATAAAATACGAGCACATGAGAAGGAGCAGATAAAATGTCTCAATGACCAGTTCGCCTGCTTCATTGACAAG GTCCGCTGCCTTGAGCAGCAGAACAAGGTGCTGGCAACCAAATGGGATCTCTTGCAGCAGCATGCTGTACCAGCAAGGAGAGACCTTGCACCTATTTTCGAGAATTACATCTGCCAACTGAAGAAACAGCTGGAATGTTTGTTACATGACAGGGTGAGACTGGAAGATGAAGAAAAGGCCGCCCAGGACTTGGTCCATGAGTACAAAAGCAA ATATGAAGAGGAAATCAACAAACGCACACATGCAGAGAATGAGTTTGTGGTGCTCAAGAAG GATGTGGACTCTGTCTTCATGACCAAGGAGGAGCTGGAGTCCAAGTTGCTGCAGCTGAGGCAACACTTTGAGTTCCTGAAATGCATCTTCGTTGAG GAGCGAGCTCAGCTAGATGGCCAACTCTGCGATACCGCTGTTGTTTTGGAAATGGACAACAGCCGAGATCTGGACCTCAGTGGCATTATCCAGAGTGTTAAATGCTGTTATGAGGAGATTGCTCAAAAGAGCAAAGGAGAAGCTGAGACGTTCTACCAAACTAGA CTTGAGGAGCTGAGCACCAACAGAGGCAGATTCTGTGATGACCTGAAAAATATCCAGGGTGAAATAGCAGAGCTGAAACGGCTGGTCCACACACTGCAGGGCGAGACTGATAAAGTGAAGAAAGAG ATTGCCTGTCTGCAGACGGCCATTGCTGACGCTGAGCAGCGAGGCGACTGTGCCCTCAAAGACGCCAGGGAGAAGCACATTGATTTGCAGAACGCCTTGCAGCAGGCCAAGGACAAATTGGCATGCATGCTGCGGGACTACCACGAGCTGCTCAATGTCAAGCTGGCCTTGGATATTGAGATAGCTACCTACAGAACATTGCTGGAAGGAGAAGAAACCAGGTAA